The genomic stretch AAAGATATGGTTGTTTTATGATATTCGACTTCATGACAAGGAACTAAATATTTACACCCATAAGTGCAACCAAATTCAATAAATCCCTCTCCATTCACGAAAGGAAAATACTGTATAATAAAAGGTTTTTTACCACAATTACAACTTTCTTCATGTTCCAATATCGCCCATCTTTCGGCGCAATCTACGCATAAAAACTCTTCAGTCATCTAAACATATCCTTAATAAGCTTCTGCATATAAATCATCTATAGTGGCATCGTTCGCATTTTCACAGTTAACCACCCACATCACGCGTCTATTACCGCATTCACAGCGATAATCTGTCATATCCCATCCAGAACAAGAGTTACCAGCTATGTCATTGCAATTCCAATTAGAAAAAGGAATATATGGCTTCTCTGAAAGAGAAGCCATTTTATCAATAACTAGTTGCTTTAATTGAGCATCAGTCATATTTATACCTAGACTCCCTACTATTCATTAAAGGCTCTTTATCATGCCCTCTCTTCACAAAGAAAGAGCAGCTCATAAAACAACAACATTTTTGCTTAGAATCAGAACTTTCATCCATTTGTGTTATCGCAAGCAACTGCTCGCCCGTTACATCACATTTAACCGTACTAACAGAAATAGGCTCTTTCTTCGGCTCTAACTCAGGATGAAATCTTATAATCAACTCGTTTAAATGCGTTCTTAAAAAGTTAAAGTTATTAGGCAACTCTCCGTGCAATCTAAACAACTCTTCTGCTTCTATATCTATCTTTAACCTACTTAATACCCGTTCAGGCAAAGAATAAAGTACGCTTATTAAATTTAATATCCTGATTGCGGTGTACATTTTTTGCATGGGTAACGACAATTTTTTTTCCTTGTTAATGTCACTTTTATTCATATCAGCTGATATATATTTATTAAATCTATATTCATCTAGTTTACCCAGAAAAGACTTAACAGAAACTTGCGCTAGTTTAAAACTATAATCCGCTTTAAAATCAAAGTAAGCTTTGCTATGCTTTATTTGATAATAAGCATCAATCTCATCAAACACATATTCGTACGCCATAACGTAATTCATATTTTACCTCGTTTATTTGTTATATATTAATTGTCAGAGCCAAAGAAATTTATTTTAATCACACCTCCGCTTATCTATTCACCCAAAAGCTCAGGATCTTCGAATTTATTTCCTATGATTTTAAATTCTACTCCCGTCCAACCGCTAACCGTAGAAACAAATATAAAAGATTTACGCCCATTTAATTCTACAGACATAATATTATCTAATGAATAACCATTATGATTCCATACTACAACATAAACGTAAGTGGTTCCTATTGAATCTTCTGAGATGAGAATATCCCCCTCATAAATATCTTTTCCATCGCAGTCATATAAGCCGGTGAATTGGGAGAGCTCAAATCTTAATTTATGAAAAACAGGGCCGCCAAAGTCATAGGTGAGTCCTGCATCGAGCATATTGCAAATCCACGATGATTGATATCGATCAGTGGGTTCTTTATTCCAACATTTATGTTCTTTATCCCAACATCTGAATCTAATTTCTCTCATCTATCTACCCTTACATAGCTACACACATAATCAATGAAACGTTTTCGTCTCATGTCTGCAATTACCGTCAACATAATTCACACTTTAAGTATAGCAAAATCTGCATAAATGTCAAGGAGCTTTTATATTTATTTAAACAAATATGTTAAAACAGCTGTACGAAATTTCTCAAAAATCAAAAAATAATAAAATTCATTGCATAAAGTGATAATTTATGGTACAATTTAAACATGAGGGTATATTGCAATTGATAGTATAAAAATGGAGCGCTGAAGGTAATAATAAAAATTGAATTTTTGTTCTTATGCCCTCCTCATTATAAGAAGGTATATTTTATGTTGTTTAAAATTCATTTAGTTCTTATTATTGCCGTGATCACAATTACTGTCGATATTTATTATCATACTGTCACACACATCACAAAACAGGCCACACATGCTGTTTCTTCATAAAACTAAAGATGAAATAGAAAATAAGCTAATACGTGTAATAGAAGCTGCTGTATATTCTCTTCAAGTGCTTGGAGAAAACGAAATCAACAAAGATATCGGAGTAGAAGAAGCTTATAAAGAGTTATCAGAAGCTATGGCCGATATAGTAGATAGTACTGTTTTGTTGCATAGCGAATATCACTATATTCTGTATAGGGCGAAATTAAAGTATAATATACTTATTGCTAAGCAATAGTGCGAGTATAATATTTTTTCTTGCCTACTAAGAATGAACAAGTAATAACTGTTATATAGATAAAGGCTATAATAAATATAGAAATCTCTACTTTTATAAAAAACATTAATAAAAAATGTAACATATTTATTTCCATGCTATTATCAGGATAGGATATATCATCAATAAAGGTATGTCAATTTTATTTTAGAGGATAAGATGTCCAGGTAAGTTCAAAATGATAGCCATCAACGGGCCTTTTCCAATCACCGCCCCATTCAATCGGTATTTTAAGCTCCATGGAGGCCATTTTCATGGCTTTAGCAACACTTGCAAAATAATGCCAATCTGCGGGGTCATCGCCATTTGCAGATGCTCTATTTGCCCATGGGGTCAAGTCTACAGCATGCCCCGTTAGATGGCGGCTATTCATAGTAGTACTTGTGCCATTTGCTACATGGGCTTTTTCTTGTTCAACTGTCCGCAAGCCTTCAGTAACCGAAAAGTCCACAGATGTAAGGATAAGCGCTCTATTAACAACTTTAATAAGATCTGGATGCACCCCCTCTAATTTACGTAAAGAAGTTGCGCTTAATTTAAAATTATTCATGAGATGCCCTGTTTTGCTATGGAGCCTGAACTATTAAGAACAGCTAAAGCCGGCTCTTTTTTTAAAAGGACATTGATCATATCATCTTTAGTGGCTAAAGTCTTTATAATACGATTATTTTCTTGAGTAATTGCAATACTTTCTTTAGTTAAATTTTCAATACGAATCAAGCAATCTAAAGTAGACTGCTTGATTTCGATATTTTTTCTGATTAAAGGAAATATTCTTTTACATCCAATAAGCACAGTTCCTAAAAGACCATAAAGTTCGGGATGTATAGAAGCAAACCATGATAAATCTATGCCGTCCATGTTAATATCCTAATACACTATAATATGTGCCTTCTGAGGGTAATGTACTAGCAGCATATCCCCAAATTGCAATATTTGTTAATAGATTAGATGGATCTGCCCCTATAGACATATTAGTCTCAATCGTTGGTGGCAATCCGCCAGCAAAGCAACACATACCTGTAATGAACCCATTCGGCCAAGCAATAGGCAAAGCAAATGAATTTTTATGAATTCCGGAGGTCATCTGAATATTGACTTCTCCCCACTGCCAAATAATCGGTGCTCTGCCCGGGGGTGCTGGAAAATACATAGATCCATTAGTAACAGCAGAACTTGCAAAAGATGAAGATGCTCCCTGATGCAATTCACCTCCGGTCAGTGTCCATACCCCGCCAACCACCGTCAAGACTGCCGCATCATTTGCTTCTAAGCTCAAGCTACTAATAGCGCCCGCACTGCCAGCATTAATAACATCAGAACCTTGGCGAGCGATTACACAACCAAATGTATTGCCGTTAAATGTAATTTGCGCGCCATTTGGCATACCCGCTACTAAAGGTAATTGAAATGCTAAAGAGCCAACACTCGGCGATACAATAGCACCCACATCGGCATTCGTTAAAGTGGTATTACTGGAATATGAATTGCTATTAGCAAAATTACCTAAAGCTCTTTGCACAAACGCGGTTGTAGCAATTTTAGTGCTATTGTCAAATTGAGGTTGCGTTATGGCAGATACACCTCCCAATGAATTTGTAAAAATGGCGGCAATTGCTGACGGCGATAAATCATCTGTCACATCGGTGCCCTGATTATTCGCCATGAATTGTGCCATACCCGCACAGATTGCCGATGTCTGTCGTTGCGCTTTAGCCATGTAAGCACTGGATGCAATAGAATCAAAAACATAACCGGTTGTGGTTATGCTGCTAGCCGCATAATCCGCAGTAGATAAAATATTGGGCGGCACTGCTGCCTGAGCGTAGGGATAGATATAATTAGTTGCCATGATATAACTCCTAGGTTGGTATAATAATTAAAGGGAAATAGCCATCATCAAATCCACCAAAGGTGTCATTTGACAAATCAAACGCAAAAATCTTCTCCCCAGGCGGAACGATAATATAATCTCTTATCAATACACCTTCTGGCTTAAATGGGAAATAACCTTGCTCTAGGACAGCGGCGCCAAATGCTCCTATGTTAAATCCAACTAGCCCTATAGACATGCTCATGTCCTGATTATCTATGATAAAGACGTACTCGCCACCCGTGAAGACAGTAGCAAAATCTGCATAAGCTGTAGGTATAGAGCCATCCCAATGATTAGCTAGAATTTTAAATTTAATAACGATTCGATACATATAGTCCGGCAAAATAGTGATTGAATTACCGTCAAAAGGCCCCTGCCAAATACCTTGGTCAAAGCCTAAGCCGAATGTATCAAATGAAAAGAACACCCCCGTAATCGGTGTTTCTAATAGTCTAGAAACCCCCACCCATTGACCCACGGCATCTAACTGCACGCCGACGGCGGTATCTACATCAAAATTAGCCACAAAATTATCAATAACACTTTGAATAACAGTGAGCGGCTCAACCATAGCACCTAACCATGCCATATAATTTGGCGCTGTTTGATGTTCGCTAGTAACTAATGATTGATAATACTTTACCGTATAACTCATATGACTGTCACCGTCACGTTTGTAGTAGCATCACAAGTAGCCGCTTCTATAAAATTCAAATCAACATTCGAGGCAGAAAATGGGCCGCCATTATAATTTAGTTCTAATACGGTAATATCATAAGTATTGCCCTGTGGTGTTCCGCTTAAGTTTGCGGGAGTGTAGACTCTAGAGATATAAACATCTTCACCGATAGATAAAGAATTAATGTAATCTGCGACAGATTGCGCTATTAACGTCGTGGTAGATGATGCAAAACCCGCTAGCGCTTGAATAGTAATATTAACGCCTATAGTTGCTATGGTGGGTCTATAAAATCTAATGGTGTCTGGAATGCCATAAATATCGTAAATTATCTCTGAGGTCGTGCCATATGTCCCCGTCCCTGGTGTTTTCTTATCCCATATCGCTTGGGCGATCGCCACATCGTCACCCCCTTCTGCCACAATAGAAATGGTATGAGGAGGAATGCCATTACTATCGGTAACGTTAGTATCATTCTCATATCCTTGGAACCTAGTCACCCCCGGGACAGCCGCAACAAAACCGACCGTAGATTCAAACACTGTCAATGCAGGCTGTGCCACAGATAAAGTTTGTCTAATTCTAAGCGCGGCATCAGACTCAACGGGAGCGCCGGGGGTGGAGTCTGCCGGATTATTGACTGTTTGCCAGCCCAAAGTAGGGGTAAAGATAGTATTTACTGTATTTGCTGCCGCACTGATATTTCCAGCATTTTGCGCAGTAGCGGTTACCGTGATATCCCCTGATAACGGAATAACAACACTGGCCGGTAATAACCATTGTTGCCCCAGTGTATCTATAGCAATCCCGTTTGTTATTTCAGTACCAATTTGACCGACCAGATATAAGTCAACCGATGAGTAGGTAGCTATGTCTCGCGCTATTCCATTAATTTTAACCTGAGTAGAAAGCGCCTTACCTACAGCCGTTAAAGGTGAAAATGAGTTATAGACTGATTGCGATATTTGACAGCAGTCAAAAGCCGCTAATGCAAAAATTGAGATATATTGCCCATCTTGGCTATCTGAGCCTAGATAAATGTCAGCGCCAAAGATAGCTTGCGTTGCCGCAATATAGTATGCCAAAACACTAGGATAATCCGGCGTATGTAAACCTGTGGCATCTTCATAAATCAGTGAACTAAAAGCCATTATGTTATCACCTGTATATTAGTAGTTCCGTATATGGTGTTAATAGTTGCTACAATGCTGAGCGACCTACCATTAACATCGATGTTTAAATCAAATTTTGTAATCTCAGTAACGCCCTGAGTCTCTAAAATCCTTTGTCTTATCGTCGGCCCGGCACTCGTGGCTTTACCTGTTCCTAGAACATTGGTTTGATATTGCGTGCCCTGAGTTACATCGACGAACCATTCTCCTAGCCATAATTTAAGTCTCGTCTCTACTGCTTGCCCCACAGCTGCAGGATTATTGATGTAAAAATCTAATAATCCGTTGCCAAAAGTCATGTCACCATCAGCGGTCAATTTTCTGTAAATCACACGTGTATACTCCCGCTTATATAAATATCTGGTGCCGTTATATGAATAGACTCGGTTGCAGTAAGATATATATTATCAGAGTTTTGGTTTATATTACCATTTAAATTAATATTAACTGCATTAATATCTACATCGCCGTCGGATTGGACTGTAATCTTGTCTGGCGATATTTCTAAATACTTTGTTTGGTCTTCATTGGTAATCTGAATTGAATCTGTAGGAATATTAGACAGTTTTTTGGGTTGTGATGTAGGTGCTAAAATGGCAAAACCATCAGATAAATCATGCATGCGAAATTCGGGCACAATATTGTTAATGCCGCCAGATTGCCACCAGCTGTCTATACATCTACATGCAAATATCAATAAAACCTCATCCCCCGGCTGGACTGGAAATGTAATAGCAAAGCCGCCCGCGCGTGGAAAACATAGAACCACATCTTGAAATACAGGCATATTGATATAGGAAATCTGACCTTCCGCGTTTTTAAACTCTCCTTTTATGCCGGATTGAGCTGAAATAGTTTGCTTGGTCAAATCAACTGAGGTTACGATCGCCGGCAATGCCGTCCACATGCCGCTTTGAAGATATTCAAACGCTGTTTTATAAGATTCTTCGTTATCGCTTAACCACTCTCTTCTATCCATTTTGCGCCACCTGCGAATTAGTAGCACTTGTCTTATCCATGCTTAAGCCGGTAATCGTAGTATACCAATCATTTCCGCGTGTATCGCCATTGTGCTCAGCCAATAAGACCCTATAGAAACCGTCTGCGGCTATGGGTGATGGGCTAGATGCTTGTGTTGAGCCAGATGTGGGTTGGTCTTCGATAAGTTGAGCCTGAATATCATTTTGATTAATCTGTATAGATGAAGCTATTTTTATGTTTGGGTTTAATAAACATTTAGCGATGATGCCATCATTAGTCTGATTGGGGGTGTAAACAAGGCCGCTGGTGCTATTTAGAACGACAGCTTGATTGGGTAATATGCCCGTCTGCTTAACGGATTGATAATTGCCATTTTGTATAGACCAATTTGTATTGGTATTAATAGCCGATTTGCGCAGATAATCGCGAGACATGCCATACATGACTTTGGAGCGAGGTAATTTTTTGCTGTCTGTATCGTCTACATAACCAAGCCCTATACCACTCTGCTGCATAGGGCTGAGAGAGGCAGTAACAATATCTTTTTGAGAGGCGCCACCCCCCAATGTGGAATTTACAAAAGCATAGTTGTAAGCCACATCACCATCAGATGCTCTAATGTCTATAAAAGTGTCAACGTTATTTTCTGACCCATACACTACTTGTTTAATACTGCCCGCAAAAATAGTCCCGAAATTACTGTCATACCCAGCTTGTAGCGTGATAGATGTAAATTCCTGCTGTATCTGCGATGCGACTGTTTGCGATAAGTTATATACTCTAACTTTTGCTGTATTGGGCGTTTGCGAATCTGAAAGCTTCACATCAAATACAATTCTAAATTGCGACAAATCTAAGCCATCGCCGTTCTTATCCGCAACGATTAAATTTATTTTACGCAAATATTGCAGTTGGTTACTCATTTCACCCCCGTTACATAAAAGACGTTGCTTTCATTTCCGAGAGAATCAAAGGTCGGCAGAGCGCCCGGGTCTCCTTTTGTGTACACTACTATATCGCCCGTTAACCCTGTATAATAAAACTGCATTAATAAATTAACTCCAGTAACAAGCGCCACGCCGGTTATAATAGGAGTGTTTGTATTAGTCTCTGCAATACTGATAACCCATGTCGGTATTTCTTGATTCCATACGCAATTTATAGTTAAATTTTGTCCATTAAGCGTAATATTGAATGTTTGATTCGTGTTCACAAAAGGTATTTTAAATATATTCATAGATTACCCCGTCACATCAGAGAAATATTGCAAATCAACATTGCTGTCATCCACGGGGGTGGCTTTCTTATCCCCCAGATTCGACGTTGAATTTGTTTTTTGGGGTATTTGTTGTTGGCTTTGCACGGGAACATTGGTTTCGCCAACATCAACCAAAATTACTTGCTGAAAGTCTCCCATAACATACAGAATATTTTCTTTTGTCACATCAGTGCTAACGCTTAGGCTTCTAAATAGCATGTTCTGATAAACACGTTTCCCGGTTACTATAGTGAATGGTTCGCGCGATGATTGCAGTGCTAGCAATTCTTGATACATTTGGTCTAACGGTGTCAGTGTAAAATTGGGGGTGTAAATAAAACGAATCGATACCGTAGCCGGCTTTAAATAAGCATGGTCGGTGATATCTGCACCGCGCTGTACAGGATGCTGCGTTATTTCAAGCTCATCGTTTGAATTTTCCTCCATACACACATAGCCCGTAAAAGGCCCTATTGAGCGTTGAGTGATTTGTGTTGAGAACAACACCGTGTTAGGTTGTAATATGCTGCTCATCGTACAGCCCCCTGCATATTCCTGATTTGGTCGCCGTATATTGCTGTTTGCTGGTTTTTTACAGCTAGCGCTACCTCATATGGGCTACCAGAGCTATTTACATTAATGTCCGTTTTATTGGTGTTGTTTATGGTTACATTCTTATTTTGATTCCCAGAATTTGCTTGCGCACTAGGTGCTAATTTTGTTGATAATGGTGTAGCGCCTCCAATAGAAACACCAGGTAAAATATTAAGGCTTTTTGCAAAGCTTTCCGTTTTGTCTACTACTGTTTTAATTTCATTACTTATTTT from Alphaproteobacteria bacterium encodes the following:
- a CDS encoding M15 family metallopeptidase; this translates as MNNFKLSATSLRKLEGVHPDLIKVVNRALILTSVDFSVTEGLRTVEQEKAHVANGTSTTMNSRHLTGHAVDLTPWANRASANGDDPADWHYFASVAKAMKMASMELKIPIEWGGDWKRPVDGYHFELTWTSYPLK
- a CDS encoding DUF2612 domain-containing protein, yielding MSYTVKYYQSLVTSEHQTAPNYMAWLGAMVEPLTVIQSVIDNFVANFDVDTAVGVQLDAVGQWVGVSRLLETPITGVFFSFDTFGLGFDQGIWQGPFDGNSITILPDYMYRIVIKFKILANHWDGSIPTAYADFATVFTGGEYVFIIDNQDMSMSIGLVGFNIGAFGAAVLEQGYFPFKPEGVLIRDYIIVPPGEKIFAFDLSNDTFGGFDDGYFPLIIIPT
- a CDS encoding baseplate J/gp47 family protein translates to MAFSSLIYEDATGLHTPDYPSVLAYYIAATQAIFGADIYLGSDSQDGQYISIFALAAFDCCQISQSVYNSFSPLTAVGKALSTQVKINGIARDIATYSSVDLYLVGQIGTEITNGIAIDTLGQQWLLPASVVIPLSGDITVTATAQNAGNISAAANTVNTIFTPTLGWQTVNNPADSTPGAPVESDAALRIRQTLSVAQPALTVFESTVGFVAAVPGVTRFQGYENDTNVTDSNGIPPHTISIVAEGGDDVAIAQAIWDKKTPGTGTYGTTSEIIYDIYGIPDTIRFYRPTIATIGVNITIQALAGFASSTTTLIAQSVADYINSLSIGEDVYISRVYTPANLSGTPQGNTYDITVLELNYNGGPFSASNVDLNFIEAATCDATTNVTVTVI
- a CDS encoding translation initiation factor IF-2, with the translated sequence MDRREWLSDNEESYKTAFEYLQSGMWTALPAIVTSVDLTKQTISAQSGIKGEFKNAEGQISYINMPVFQDVVLCFPRAGGFAITFPVQPGDEVLLIFACRCIDSWWQSGGINNIVPEFRMHDLSDGFAILAPTSQPKKLSNIPTDSIQITNEDQTKYLEISPDKITVQSDGDVDINAVNINLNGNINQNSDNIYLTATESIHITAPDIYISGSIHV